The Amycolatopsis jiangsuensis nucleotide sequence GGCAGGAGCAGCGCGAGCGTCAGGATCGTCAGCGCGTGCACGACGAGCATGCTGCCGATCAGCACAGTCTGCACGGTCAGCGCTCGTTGCTGAGCGGCGCCGGTCAAGCGGCTCTGCTGCCCGGCCCCGTTCCGCGTGGCGAACCGTACCAGCGCAGCCAACAGCGGTTTCCGGATCAGCGCCGAGCCGAGGAACACCAGCCCGATCGGTCCGGTGAGCAGCGTGTCACGCAGTTTCAGCACCAGCTCACTCCCGCCGGACAACGCCAGGACCACGAGCAGCACGGCGAATCCGGCCACCACGACGACACCCACCGGATCGATCCGCCGCCGTACCGCGAATTCGCCGACGGTGACCAGGAGCGGGATCGTGGCACCGATCGCGAGCGCCGGCACCTCCCCGATCGACGACCGCAACAGCAGATAAAGCACCAGTGGCACGACAGCGTTGACGACGAGACTCGGCATCAGGCGGCGCAGGAACGAGCTCGAGGTGGTGGCGGACATCGGGACCAGGCCTTCCGGTCGGCAACTTTGACCTGGCCAGCATGGCCGCGACGGCACCGCACGGGCGTCGGCGCCAGGGTGGGGCTTTCACTCCACCCTGGGGTCTAGGGCCGCCTCCGCCTGGCGAGCACGCTGCCGGCGGCGCTCGCGCCGGCAGCCACGACGAGCAGCCACAGGAATCGCGCCGGCGTGACCGAGTCACCGAAGAAGCCGAGCGCGAGCGGAATCACCAGCCCGGCCGCGAGCGCCACGAACGCCCATCGCGGCCGATGTCCGGAAACCAGGCCGCAGACACTGCCGATCACCGCGAACGCGGCAACGCATCCGCACAGCAGCCAGCGCGTGGCAACCTCGACCTGGCCGTGCTCCGCGGCCTCGACGACATCGCCGAGACCACCCGCGAGCACCGCGAGGAGACCGGCCACCAGACAATGCAGCGGAAGCAGAACCCGCGGACCCACCTTGTCCGGCGACAGGTGCGGAATGCCGGCGAATCCCCGGTGGAGGGCGCCGCCCCACAGCGTCGCGAGCAGCGCGAGGGCGGCGATCGCCGTCCAGTACAGCGACCTGCTCCATTCCGGGATTTCGGTCATCGTCTCGGTGATCGTGAGCACGCCCTCGCCCAGCACGATGATCGTGAAGAGTCCGAGGCGCTCCCCGAAGTGGGCGAGGTCCAGCCGCGCGAAGGCCGTCTGTTCCGGACGCTCGTCACGCCGGGCCAGCCGCGCGAAGGCAGCACGCTCGGCACGCTGACCGCGGAGGACCAGCTTCGCCGTGATGCTCGTGGTGAGCCGCTCTCCGGACACGGCGAAGGTGATCACGAGGTCCAGTGCGAGCCCGAGCGCCCACAGCCCGTACCGCCACGGACTGTCCACCCAGATCGAGACTATCCAGGGAATAACGCCCATTCCGGCATGCACCACTGGCCACTCGGCGATCACCCGCGCCCCGCGTCTGCCCTCCCACATCCGGCTCGCGAGCCCCCGGACGCCGACGTACGCACCGGCGAAGACGACGGCGTGTTCTCCCCGGATCCCGGACACGGACGCGGCCATGAACACCAGCCCCGCCATCGCGAGCAGCACCGGCAGCGTGTGCGCCGCGTCGCCGGTGACGTTGCCGTAGACGGTGAAGCACATCCACGCCGTCCAGAACGCCAGGAAACACACCACGTACAGCCCGGCCCCGCCCCAGGACGAACTGCCGTGCACCAGATGCGCGAGCTGCGCCACCCCGGCAACCGCCACCAGGTCGAAGAACAACTCGAGCCAGGAAGCGTGGCGTTCCTCGGTCTTCTCGTTCACGGGCGGACAGTATCCCGGCCCGCCAGCCACACCCTGAACGGGCGATCCGTACCCACCCAGCCGAACGCCCGCTCGGTACGGCCGCACCAGTCGCTCCGGGCGCTCCGGCCACTCCGGGCGCTCGAGCCGCTCCGGCCACGCCAGCCGCTCCAGCTGCTTCAGCCACGCCAACCGCTCCGGTCACGCACCGATCCCGGACGGGACCGAGCCCGGCCGTCGACCGCCCCGCCGTGCCCGCCGAAGCCGACCTACCGTCCCGCCGTAGCCCGCAGACGCCCGCCGCCTATCCCGGCGAAGCCCACGCGCCTTCCCGGCAAAGCCCGCGGACCTCTCCGCCGGCCGCTCCGCCGACCTCCCCGGCGGTCTTCCGAACCCGACCGATCGACAAACCAGCCCTCGTCTCCGGCAACTCGCCGAATCAGACGACCCGCTGAATCGAGGCCCACGGCCCGGAAGCGTCACGGTTCACGGCCGGACGCCCTACGCCTCACCGCTCACGGCCCACAGCCGGACGCCCCACACCTCACCCCTCACGGCCGGAAGCTCACGGCTCACGGCTCACGGCTCACGGCTCACGGCTCACGGCTCACGGCTCACGGCTCACGGCTCACGGCTCACGGCTCACGGCTCACGGCTCACGGCTCACGAAACCCGAGCACAACTCGCCCCGTGCCGGCGGCACAACCAGCACGTCCAGCGTTACTCGCCATCCCTGCCGGCAAACCCACCATCCGGACTCCGCCGCCTGCCTAGTCTCACCTCCTTTTCCGAGTCTCACCGCGCAGAACCCAGCGCCAACCGAATCCGGCAACCGGCGCACGGGAGCGGTTCTCGTGACTTGGTAGAGCCGCCGCAACTCCAGCCGTCCGCTGAGCTCGTAGCCTCCGTCGTCTGCCGAAGTGCGGACCGGGGCGGGCCGCCGGGCCGCCCGAACGCCGGGCCGCCCCGGAAATCCCACTCGCCCGGCCGCCGGGACCTGCCCGTCACACGGCGCGTACTCCGTCTTGCCACACCTCCCTGATGTTCGCCGCCAGTGCGGGGAAGTCGTAGGCGTCTCCGGAGACCACCACGATGTCCGCGCGGTGACCGGGGGCCAGGCGGCCCAGCTCGCCGTCCTTGCCGAGCAGCCGCGCCGCGGAAGACGTCGACGCCACGAGTACGTCGGCCGGGCTCATCCCGCAGGAGCGCATGAGGTCCAGTTCCTCCAGGTTCGTCCCGTGTGGACCGACGCCACTGTCGGTGCCCATGGCGATGCGGACACCGGCGGACACCGCACGGCGTACCGAGTCCGCGTGCACCTGCGCGACCTCCTTCGCCTTGGCTACCACGGCATCCGGTAGCGAAGCGCCCGCAGCGGCGGCACGGATGACATTGACCGGCGCCACGAGCGTCGGGACGAGCCAAGTGCCGCGCGCCAGCATCAGTTCGATGGCCTCATCGTCGAGGTAGATCCCGTGTTCGATGGACCGGACACCGGCGCGCACAGCGTTCTTGATCCCCTCCGCGCCCTGCGCGTGCGCCATCACCGCGCGGCCCTGCATCACAGCCTCGGTGACGAGCACGTCGAGCTCCTCGAGGGTGAACTGCGAGTGCCGCGGATCGTCCCTCGGCGACAGAACACCTCCTGTGGTGCACACCTTGAGCACATCGGCGCCGGCCCGCAACAGCGTGCGCGCCACCCG carries:
- a CDS encoding low temperature requirement protein A; this translates as MNEKTEERHASWLELFFDLVAVAGVAQLAHLVHGSSSWGGAGLYVVCFLAFWTAWMCFTVYGNVTGDAAHTLPVLLAMAGLVFMAASVSGIRGEHAVVFAGAYVGVRGLASRMWEGRRGARVIAEWPVVHAGMGVIPWIVSIWVDSPWRYGLWALGLALDLVITFAVSGERLTTSITAKLVLRGQRAERAAFARLARRDERPEQTAFARLDLAHFGERLGLFTIIVLGEGVLTITETMTEIPEWSRSLYWTAIAALALLATLWGGALHRGFAGIPHLSPDKVGPRVLLPLHCLVAGLLAVLAGGLGDVVEAAEHGQVEVATRWLLCGCVAAFAVIGSVCGLVSGHRPRWAFVALAAGLVIPLALGFFGDSVTPARFLWLLVVAAGASAAGSVLARRRRP
- a CDS encoding VC0807 family protein yields the protein MSATTSSSFLRRLMPSLVVNAVVPLVLYLLLRSSIGEVPALAIGATIPLLVTVGEFAVRRRIDPVGVVVVAGFAVLLVVLALSGGSELVLKLRDTLLTGPIGLVFLGSALIRKPLLAALVRFATRNGAGQQSRLTGAAQQRALTVQTVLIGSMLVVHALTILTLALLLPTATFLAVGQPAGWAVIALGLLASFAHRKQARARAAA
- a CDS encoding metal-dependent hydrolase family protein yields the protein MTRTVFTGGTVFDGTGSPPARADVVIEDGRIVDVGTGLDGDRAVECAGASLLPGLFDCHVHVTVSDLGLLPRVQKPFSYQFYEAARNLWTTLKLGITTVRDAAGADLGIKQAVADGLIPGPRLEIAIGLISPTGGHGDGWMPSGHCVPLSLPHPGRPDATADGPDEMRRVARTLLRAGADVLKVCTTGGVLSPRDDPRHSQFTLEELDVLVTEAVMQGRAVMAHAQGAEGIKNAVRAGVRSIEHGIYLDDEAIELMLARGTWLVPTLVAPVNVIRAAAAGASLPDAVVAKAKEVAQVHADSVRRAVSAGVRIAMGTDSGVGPHGTNLEELDLMRSCGMSPADVLVASTSSAARLLGKDGELGRLAPGHRADIVVVSGDAYDFPALAANIREVWQDGVRAV